The following proteins are encoded in a genomic region of Paenibacillus sp. FSL R7-0273:
- a CDS encoding PucR family transcriptional regulator, with the protein MISTAGGLSAVQEELMLLVRGIPREQMRLYVDRYLGSLLAGDGYDPELLLTLETYASCNGHMNEMSSRLYIHRNTAAYRLDKLERQLGISLRESENLLLLNMLFLFRRMLDA; encoded by the coding sequence ATGATATCAACAGCCGGCGGATTATCCGCCGTTCAAGAAGAGCTCATGCTGCTTGTCCGGGGAATTCCCAGAGAGCAGATGCGGCTATACGTCGACCGTTATCTCGGCAGCCTGCTGGCAGGAGACGGGTACGATCCTGAACTGCTGCTGACGCTGGAAACATATGCGTCCTGCAACGGCCACATGAATGAAATGTCCTCCCGGCTGTACATCCACCGCAATACGGCAGCATACCGGCTTGATAAGCTGGAGCGGCAGCTTGGTATTTCGCTTCGAGAATCTGAAAACCTGCTGCTGCTAAATATGCTATTTTTGTTCCGGCGCATGCTTGATGCTTGA